In a single window of the Streptomyces cinnabarinus genome:
- a CDS encoding uridine kinase, with protein MGPVRLEAITWDRLGDLLAERLLDLKPADGGPWPRIAFDGAPAARPGDLAERVGEALRTRGRPSLAVGAEGFLRPASLRLEHGRRDVEAYYDGWLDTGALWREVFGPLEPGGDGRVLPDLWDPVTDRATRSPYVRLPPGGALLLHGPLLLRHWFPFDLTVHVRLSPGALRRRTPEAEHWTLPAFERYEDETDPAATADVLVRADDPRHPAWSGWTG; from the coding sequence ATGGGCCCTGTGCGACTCGAAGCGATCACCTGGGACCGGCTCGGCGACCTCCTCGCCGAGCGGCTGCTCGACCTGAAGCCCGCCGACGGCGGTCCCTGGCCGCGCATCGCCTTCGACGGCGCCCCGGCCGCCCGCCCGGGAGACCTCGCGGAACGCGTCGGCGAAGCGCTGCGGACCCGTGGCCGCCCCTCGCTGGCCGTCGGCGCCGAGGGCTTCCTGCGCCCCGCCTCGCTCCGCCTGGAACACGGCCGCCGGGACGTCGAGGCCTACTACGACGGCTGGCTGGACACCGGCGCCCTGTGGCGCGAGGTCTTCGGCCCCCTCGAACCCGGCGGCGACGGCCGCGTCCTGCCCGACCTGTGGGACCCGGTCACCGACCGGGCCACCCGCAGCCCCTACGTCCGGCTCCCGCCCGGCGGCGCCCTGTTGCTGCACGGCCCACTCCTCCTCCGGCACTGGTTCCCCTTCGACCTGACCGTCCATGTCCGTCTCTCTCCGGGCGCCCTGCGTCGCCGTACCCCCGAGGCCGAGCACTGGACCCTGCCCGCCTTCGAGCGCTACGAGGACGAGACCGACCCGGCCGCCACCGCCGATGTCCTGGTCCGCGCCGACGACCCCCGCCACCCCGCCTGGAGCGGATGGACCGGCTGA
- a CDS encoding carbohydrate kinase family protein, translating into MTTAPDGALLVVGDVVTDVIARHSGPLAPGTDTAAAIRTVPGGAGANVACWAAYSAAAEVRLLGRVGAEAAAWHERELTACGVRPQLVVDAHAPTGTVVCLVDAGAAAERTFLTDSGAALRLDADDWSEALLDGVARLHLSGYLLFAESSRALVAAALGSARARGVPVSLDPASAGFLVDLGVDRFLALVDGVEILLPSRDEACLLTGLPDAADAAAKLSHHVPLVVVKQGAAGALVAEGGTVRARIPAAPATPTDTTGAGDAFTGAFLAALLRGAGSEEAAREGCRAGASAVERVGGRPPGAD; encoded by the coding sequence GTGACGACCGCGCCGGACGGTGCCCTGCTGGTCGTCGGCGATGTCGTCACGGACGTCATCGCCCGGCACTCGGGCCCGCTCGCCCCGGGCACGGACACGGCCGCAGCGATCCGGACCGTGCCGGGCGGCGCGGGCGCCAACGTGGCCTGCTGGGCGGCGTACTCCGCGGCGGCGGAGGTACGGCTGCTCGGACGGGTGGGCGCGGAGGCGGCGGCCTGGCACGAGCGGGAACTCACGGCCTGCGGAGTACGGCCACAGCTCGTCGTCGATGCCCACGCGCCGACCGGGACGGTGGTCTGCCTGGTCGACGCGGGTGCGGCGGCCGAGCGGACGTTCCTGACCGACAGCGGCGCCGCGCTCCGGCTGGACGCCGACGACTGGTCGGAGGCGCTGCTGGACGGGGTGGCCCGGCTGCATCTGTCGGGCTATCTGCTGTTCGCCGAGTCGAGCCGGGCGCTGGTGGCGGCGGCCCTTGGGTCGGCCCGCGCGCGTGGGGTGCCGGTGAGCCTGGATCCGGCGTCGGCCGGGTTCCTGGTGGACCTGGGCGTGGACCGCTTCCTCGCCCTCGTCGACGGCGTCGAGATCCTGCTGCCCAGCCGGGACGAGGCCTGCCTGCTGACGGGGCTGCCCGACGCGGCGGACGCGGCGGCCAAGCTGAGCCACCACGTCCCTCTGGTAGTCGTCAAGCAGGGCGCGGCCGGTGCGCTGGTCGCCGAGGGCGGGACGGTGCGTGCCCGCATCCCGGCGGCACCGGCGACCCCGACCGACACGACCGGCGCGGGCGACGCCTTCACGGGCGCCTTCCTCGCCGCGCTGCTCAGGGGCGCGGGATCCGAGGAGGCGGCGCGGGAGGGGTGCCGGGCGGGCGCGTCGGCGGTGGAGCGGGTGGGCGGGAGACCGCCGGGGGCGGACTGA
- a CDS encoding CBS domain-containing protein has protein sequence MTTAGDIMHRGAQWIPAHETLDRAAQLMRDLGVGALPIGDSNDRLCGILTDRDIVVGCVAMGHDPAKVTAGEMAQGTPRWVASEADVGEVLQVMQEHQIRRLPVIENKRLVGMISEADLAQHLTEDQIASWVESVYARTAAH, from the coding sequence ATGACCACTGCCGGAGACATCATGCACCGCGGCGCCCAGTGGATCCCGGCGCACGAGACCCTGGACCGTGCCGCTCAGCTGATGCGTGACCTCGGCGTCGGCGCCCTGCCCATCGGTGACTCGAACGACCGGCTCTGCGGCATCCTCACCGACCGCGACATCGTCGTCGGCTGCGTGGCCATGGGACACGACCCGGCCAAGGTCACCGCGGGCGAGATGGCCCAGGGCACCCCGCGCTGGGTCGCCTCGGAGGCCGATGTCGGCGAGGTGCTCCAGGTGATGCAGGAGCACCAGATCCGCCGGCTCCCCGTCATCGAGAACAAGCGCCTGGTCGGCATGATCAGCGAGGCCGACCTGGCCCAGCACCTGACGGAGGACCAGATCGCCTCCTGGGTCGAGAGCGTCTACGCCAGGACCGCCGCGCACTGA
- the corA gene encoding magnesium/cobalt transporter CorA: MSMAGNLRKVTSLGTVGGLRKVARLARRRPRVDLSHPARSPLGSSVVNCVSYREGARVPASGDLVDIVERVRKRGDGFVWLGLHEPTDEEFAGIAELFELHPLAVEDAVEAHQRPKLERYDETLFAVFKTVCYVEHEELTATSEVVDTGEIMVFTGEDFVITVRHGRHGSLGPLREELESQPEQLAKGPAAVLHAIADHVVDDYLSVTDSVQADIDQVETDVFAEAGARVDPGRIYQLKRELLELKRAVAPLARPLDELATKPLRVIDPEIQAYFRDVSDHLLRVREQIASFDELINSILQAHLAQVTVAQNEDMRKITAWAALVAVPTMVCGVYGMNFEHMPELHWKFGYPLVIGVIAVACLSLYRGFRRNGWL, from the coding sequence ATGTCCATGGCAGGAAATCTGCGGAAGGTCACGAGCCTCGGCACGGTCGGCGGCCTGCGCAAGGTTGCCCGGCTGGCCCGGCGGCGCCCCCGAGTCGACCTGAGCCACCCGGCCCGCTCCCCGCTGGGTTCCTCCGTGGTGAACTGCGTGAGCTACCGCGAGGGCGCACGCGTCCCCGCGAGCGGTGATCTGGTCGACATAGTGGAGCGGGTGCGCAAGCGCGGCGACGGTTTCGTCTGGCTCGGCCTGCACGAGCCGACGGACGAGGAGTTCGCGGGCATCGCCGAGCTGTTCGAGCTGCATCCGCTGGCCGTCGAGGACGCGGTCGAGGCCCATCAGCGTCCCAAGCTGGAGCGCTACGACGAGACGCTGTTCGCGGTGTTCAAGACGGTCTGCTACGTCGAGCACGAGGAGCTGACGGCGACCAGCGAGGTGGTGGACACCGGCGAGATCATGGTCTTCACCGGCGAGGACTTCGTGATCACCGTGCGGCACGGCCGGCACGGCTCGCTGGGTCCGCTGCGCGAGGAGCTGGAGTCGCAGCCCGAACAGCTCGCCAAGGGCCCGGCGGCGGTGCTGCACGCCATCGCGGACCATGTGGTCGACGACTATCTGAGCGTCACCGACTCGGTGCAGGCCGATATCGACCAGGTGGAGACGGATGTGTTCGCCGAGGCGGGCGCGCGGGTCGACCCCGGCCGGATCTACCAGCTCAAGCGGGAACTCCTCGAACTGAAGCGGGCGGTGGCCCCGCTGGCCCGACCGCTGGACGAGCTGGCCACCAAGCCGCTGCGGGTGATCGACCCGGAGATACAGGCGTACTTCCGTGATGTCTCCGACCACCTCCTGCGGGTCAGGGAGCAGATCGCCTCCTTCGACGAACTGATCAACTCGATCCTCCAGGCGCACCTCGCGCAGGTCACCGTCGCGCAGAACGAGGACATGCGGAAGATCACGGCCTGGGCCGCGCTGGTCGCGGTGCCGACGATGGTCTGCGGGGTCTACGGCATGAACTTCGAGCACATGCCGGAGCTGCACTGGAAGTTCGGGTATCCGCTGGTCATAGGCGTGATCGCCGTGGCGTGTCTGAGCCTGTACCGCGGCTTCAGGCGCAACGGCTGGCTGTGA
- a CDS encoding methyltransferase, producing the protein MTRTDGYLLDNRQSEAGERFDAFAALFDPTTFRHFEALGVGAGWRCWEVGAGGTSVVSWLAKKVGPTGRVVATDIDTSRVAAAARPPVEVRVHDVGTEEPPGEGFDLVHARLVLVHVPDRERALRSMVDALRPGGRLIVEEADPGLQPLACPDEHGPEQQLANRLRQGFRKLLADRGADLSYGRRLPRLLRQAGLQRIEADGYFPVASPACAALESATIRQIRDQLVAADLATDQDIDRHLANVASGRVDLATAPMISAWGRKG; encoded by the coding sequence ATGACGCGAACCGACGGGTATCTCCTGGACAACCGGCAGAGTGAAGCCGGCGAGCGTTTCGACGCCTTCGCCGCCCTCTTCGATCCCACGACCTTCCGGCACTTCGAAGCCCTGGGCGTAGGCGCCGGTTGGCGCTGCTGGGAGGTCGGCGCGGGCGGCACCTCCGTGGTGTCCTGGCTCGCCAAGAAGGTCGGGCCGACCGGACGGGTGGTGGCGACCGACATCGACACCTCACGGGTCGCGGCGGCCGCCCGGCCGCCGGTCGAGGTGCGCGTCCACGACGTGGGAACCGAGGAGCCGCCGGGGGAGGGCTTCGACCTGGTGCATGCCCGGCTCGTCCTCGTTCATGTCCCGGACCGGGAACGGGCGTTGCGCTCGATGGTCGACGCACTGCGGCCCGGCGGACGGCTCATCGTCGAGGAAGCCGACCCCGGCCTCCAGCCCCTGGCCTGCCCCGACGAACACGGCCCCGAGCAGCAGTTGGCCAACCGGCTGCGGCAGGGCTTCCGCAAGCTCCTCGCCGACCGGGGCGCTGACCTCTCCTACGGGCGCCGGCTCCCGCGACTGCTGCGGCAGGCCGGGTTGCAGCGGATCGAGGCCGACGGCTACTTCCCGGTCGCCTCGCCCGCCTGCGCGGCCCTGGAGTCGGCGACGATCCGTCAGATCCGTGACCAGCTCGTCGCCGCGGACCTCGCCACCGACCAGGACATCGACCGCCACCTCGCCAACGTCGCGTCAGGACGCGTGGACCTGGCCACGGCCCCGATGATCTCGGCGTGGGGGCGGAAGGGCTGA
- a CDS encoding DUF2293 domain-containing protein yields MAQPATPPHRAGLLAIQPLRRRHCAGCRGGPLSLLVLEDGAPRCLDCADLGHLVFLPRGDTALTRRSREESGLSAVVVRFNRRKGRYERQGVLVEEAGLARAEARCLADAEARRRRRQRDARRRAAEDARFTEAFAAEIRRLFPGCPADRAAATAAHASVRGSGRVGRSAAGRALSETAVTSAVAASVRHLDTPYDHLLMSGVPRREARRRVAAAVEAVLRGWRAPVAEAG; encoded by the coding sequence ATGGCACAGCCGGCAACTCCCCCGCACCGCGCGGGACTTCTCGCCATCCAGCCGCTGCGGCGGCGGCACTGTGCCGGGTGCCGGGGCGGTCCGCTGTCGCTGCTCGTGCTGGAGGACGGGGCGCCGCGGTGCCTGGACTGCGCGGACCTCGGGCATCTGGTGTTCCTGCCGCGCGGCGACACCGCGCTGACTCGCCGCTCCCGGGAGGAGAGCGGGCTGTCGGCGGTGGTGGTGCGGTTCAACCGGCGCAAGGGGCGCTACGAGCGGCAGGGCGTCCTCGTCGAGGAGGCGGGGCTGGCCCGCGCCGAGGCGCGGTGTCTGGCGGACGCCGAGGCCAGACGGCGCCGACGCCAGCGGGACGCGCGGCGCCGGGCCGCCGAGGACGCGCGGTTCACGGAGGCGTTCGCGGCGGAGATACGGCGGCTGTTCCCGGGCTGCCCGGCGGACCGGGCCGCCGCGACCGCAGCGCACGCCTCGGTGCGGGGCAGCGGACGGGTCGGCCGCAGCGCGGCGGGGCGCGCCCTGTCCGAGACGGCCGTGACGTCGGCGGTGGCGGCCTCCGTACGGCATCTGGACACGCCGTACGACCACCTGCTGATGAGCGGGGTGCCGCGGCGCGAGGCCCGGCGGAGGGTCGCGGCGGCGGTGGAGGCGGTGCTGAGGGGCTGGCGTGCACCGGTGGCAGAGGCGGGCTGA